In a single window of the Thermotoga sp. KOL6 genome:
- the fliL gene encoding flagellar basal body-associated protein FliL → MAEEERREEEQQPKRGFSSLITSIVIPLVVSVAVYFLLPMFLGSNQGKSEEGGVSSTPVEIKAVLIQQGENQTFLLKGGRDVVVIDSLTFTVGSDACRSKIAEKKDEIMDALMMIFLSKEKSELSTVPGLELLKRQIREAVNTITGFVGDKEKYGVLNVYLYIKAFATTE, encoded by the coding sequence ATGGCCGAAGAAGAAAGACGAGAAGAAGAACAGCAACCGAAAAGAGGTTTTTCTTCCTTGATAACGAGTATCGTAATCCCTCTGGTGGTGTCTGTGGCGGTGTATTTCCTGCTTCCAATGTTTCTCGGAAGCAATCAGGGTAAGTCTGAAGAGGGCGGTGTGTCCTCTACACCCGTTGAGATAAAGGCCGTGCTCATACAGCAAGGAGAGAATCAAACGTTTCTTCTGAAAGGTGGGAGAGATGTTGTGGTCATAGATTCACTCACTTTCACTGTTGGAAGTGATGCCTGTAGATCCAAGATTGCCGAGAAAAAGGACGAAATCATGGATGCTCTCATGATGATCTTTTTGAGCAAAGAGAAGAGCGAGCTGAGTACCGTCCCGGGCCTCGAACTTTTGAAACGACAGATAAGAGAAGCAGTGAATACTATCACGGGATTCGTGGGGGATAAGGAAAAATACGGTGTTCTGAACGTCTATCTCTACATAAAAGCATTCGCCACCACCGAGTGA
- a CDS encoding flagellar motor protein MotB: MPKKKEEEQKAGAPQWMTTYSDMVTLLLTFFVALISMSTISPGKFQQVAVGLRIALSGRPPSVLMGGRSINEEPLITSKRGIYQELMRLSEEYKGKITVEERDEGTLIVLKDMVFFETGSAKLTAEAKELLAKVGQIVIEHTTNVLEVFGYTDDRPVLPNSIYVSNWHLSCARAASVVNFFLTELKEKRMIERAADIKLGRFNIDFFYNPDRFYPIGLGDREIKKKIEDLEKEISVEKTLLNEKLKNGEISRSEWEKKMNELESRYQNELERLRREFRRIDILIKREKV; this comes from the coding sequence ATGCCAAAGAAAAAGGAAGAAGAACAGAAAGCTGGAGCACCTCAATGGATGACAACGTACAGCGATATGGTAACTCTTCTTCTCACTTTCTTTGTAGCATTGATATCAATGTCCACCATCAGTCCTGGTAAATTCCAACAAGTGGCGGTGGGACTGAGGATTGCTTTGAGTGGACGGCCTCCAAGTGTTTTAATGGGCGGACGCAGCATCAATGAAGAACCTTTGATTACATCGAAGCGAGGGATATATCAAGAACTCATGAGGCTTTCCGAAGAATACAAGGGAAAGATCACGGTTGAGGAACGTGATGAGGGAACTTTGATAGTTTTGAAAGATATGGTTTTCTTTGAAACGGGCAGTGCCAAGCTTACAGCTGAGGCGAAAGAACTCTTAGCCAAAGTGGGGCAAATCGTAATAGAGCATACAACCAATGTTCTTGAGGTTTTCGGCTATACGGACGACAGACCAGTTCTTCCAAATTCCATCTACGTTTCTAACTGGCACCTTTCGTGTGCAAGAGCGGCGAGCGTTGTGAATTTCTTCTTGACCGAATTGAAAGAAAAAAGAATGATCGAAAGAGCGGCGGATATTAAACTGGGGCGATTCAACATAGATTTCTTCTACAATCCCGATAGATTTTATCCGATAGGTTTAGGGGATAGGGAAATAAAGAAGAAAATAGAAGATCTAGAAAAGGAAATAAGCGTTGAAAAGACGTTGCTCAATGAAAAACTCAAAAACGGTGAAATCAGTCGTTCTGAATGGGAAAAGAAAATGAACGAATTGGAAAGTAGATATCAAAATGAATTGGAGAGATTGAGAAGGGAATTCAGGAGAATAGACATTCTCATCAAAAGGGAAAAGGTGTGA